A genomic segment from Nicotiana sylvestris chromosome 1, ASM39365v2, whole genome shotgun sequence encodes:
- the LOC138870295 gene encoding uncharacterized protein yields the protein MDLDLALLNDKPAAITDSSSADEKSFHKAWEHSNRLSLMFMRMNIANNIKNTIPQTESGRECLKFVEERFCSADKSLTGTLMAELMTMKFDGSRSMQNHIIEMNNIASRLQTLGMKVDDSFLVQFF from the coding sequence ATGGATCTTGACTTGGCTTTACTGAATGATAAGCCCGCTGCCATTACTGATTCGAGCAGTGCGGATGAGAAGTCTTTCCATAAAGCATGGGAACACTCTAATAGGCTAAGCCTTATGTTTATGCGAATGAATATTGCCAACAACATTAAGAATACTATTCCACAAACAGAAAGTGGCAGGGAATGCCTGAAGTTTGTGGAAGAACGTTTTTGTTCTGCAGATAAGTCTCTAACTGGTACACTAATGGCTGAACTCATGACCATGAAGTTTGATGGGTCACGTAGTATGCAAAACCATATCATCGAGATGAATAACATTGCATCAAGACTTCAGACCTTGGGGATGAAAGTGGATGATTCTTTCTTGGTTCAGTTTTTCTGA